In Gadus chalcogrammus isolate NIFS_2021 chromosome 23, NIFS_Gcha_1.0, whole genome shotgun sequence, a genomic segment contains:
- the fbxo45 gene encoding F-box/SPRY domain-containing protein 1 encodes MSIAYRHISSLSQIMSGAAAVGASSCIGAAAAASCSSAGSSYVTVGGCTGVAGRLPGRVLEHIFSYLDLPDLMQCSLVCWHWNTTLADENSEVWRSLCARSLSEEALRSDILCNLPTYKGKLKSYQHALSTHDCSRNVYVKKNGFTLHRNPIAQSTDGARGKIGFSEGRHAWEIWWEGPLGTVAVIGLATKRANMQCQGYVALLGSDDQSWGWNLVDNNLLHNGQVNGNFPQCNNAPKYQIGERIRVILDMDDKTLAFERGFEFLGVAFRGLPKACLFPAVSAVYGNTEVTMVYLGKPLDG; translated from the exons ATGAGTATAGCGTATCGGCATATATCGTCATTAAGTCAAATAATGTCGGGAGCGGCCGCTGTAGGTGCGTCCTCTTGCATAGGCGCAGCTGCGGCAGCTAGCTGTAGCTCCGCCGGCTCTTCCTATGTTACAGTGGGTGGATGTACCGGGGTGGCTGGCAGGTTGCCTGGCCGGGTTCTTGAACATATCTTTTCATATTTGGACTTGCCTGATTTAATGCAATGCTCGTTAGTGTGTTGGCACTGGAATACCACTCTCGCCGACGAAAACAGCGAAGTGTGGCGCAGTCTTTGCGCTCGCTCTCTGAGTGAAGAGGCGCTTCGATCTGACATTCTGTGCAACCTGCCTACGTACAAGGGGAAG CTCAAGTCCTACCAACATGCTCTTAGCACCCACGACTGCTCCCGCAACGTTTACGTCAAGAAGAATGGCTTCACCCTCCACCGAAACCCCATCGCCCAGAGCACCGACGGCGCCCGCGGCAAGATTGGCTTCTCCGAGGGGCGTCACGCCTGGGAGATCTGGTGGGAGGGGCCCCTGGGAACCGTGGCGGTGATCGGACTGGCCACGAAGAGGGCGAACATGCAATGCCAGGGCTACGTGGCTCTGCTGGGCAGTGACGACCAAAGCTGGGGCTGGAACCTCGTGGACAACAACCTGCTACACAACGGTCAAGTCAACGGCAACTTCCCTCAGTGCAACAACGCACCAAAGTACCAG ATCGGCGAGAGGATACGGGTGATCCTGGACATGGACGACAAGACGCTGGCCTTCGAAAGGGGTTTTGAGTTCCTGGGCGTGGCGTTCCGTGGACTGCCCAAAGCCTGCCTGTTCCCAGCCGTGTCGGCCGTGTACGGCAACACAGAGGTCACCATGGTGTACCTGGGCAAGCCCCTGGACGGCTAG
- the fam168b gene encoding myelin-associated neurite-outgrowth inhibitor, which produces MNPVYNPAQPGVPYANQKGIAYPAGFPVGYAPAYTPGLYPGANPAFHPGYAAPFKMSPSTGAVPPYSTAHNPYHAAVYPMRNTYPQQNPYAQALMPSQQQGAYYTQPFYAPQPHVIHHTTVVQPNGMPATMYAPQIPQPRHNGGVAMGMMAGTTMAMSAGTLLTTHSPAGVQPHQVTYRPPGTPTYSYVPQQW; this is translated from the exons ATGAACCCTGTTTACAACCCTGCACAACCAGGGGTCCCCTATGCCAACCAAAAGGGTATTGCCTACCCAG CTGGGTTTCCTGTTGGATATGCCCCAGCATACACTCCCGGTTTGTATCCAGGGGCCAACCCAGCCTTTCACCCAG GCTACGCTGCACCGTTTAAAATGTCCCCCAGCACGGGCGCGGTTCCCCCTTACTCCACGGCACACAACCCCTACCATGCAGCCGTCTACCCCATGAGGAACACCTACCCCCAGCAGAACCCCTATGCACAG GCACTGATGCCATCACAACAGCAAGGCGCTTATTACACACAGCCGTTCTATGCCCCGCAACCACATGTCATCCATCACACGACAGTGGTACAACCCAATGGCATGCCGGCTACCATGTATGCCCCTCAAATCCCCCAGCCCCGCCATAATGGTGGCGTTGCCATGGGGATGATGGCCGGGACTACCATGGCCATGTCAGCCG GAACTTTGTTGACCACCCATTCTCCAGCTGGGGTCCAGCCCCACCAGGTCACCTACCGCCCACCCGGCACTCCCACCTACAGTTACGTGCCACAACAGTGGTGA
- the LOC130377668 gene encoding uncharacterized protein LOC130377668, whose amino-acid sequence MAFPEPKYRGVLRRHLLHQLCFQAGAGITEVVAEVSTREGKYANLPCGLDSPVNLKDEVFDWKKEQQEVFFYEKGKDYNNQGREGQDPQFVGRVRLLPGGLQASKASMILSSVTQADSGEHKCIILLPTRQTDPADCRACPRSRSPKNLKGGGGASVEAGGRRGFPVLRLGAAVLPLQRRPAATQRSGVADPQRNCDPCRRSTDGRLLRQRRPLLHQSDGGGDRASRIQVPLQPRPTHFSEEQL is encoded by the exons ATGGCGTTCCCTGAGCCTAAATACAGGGGTGTATTAAGAAGACACTTGTTGCATCAATTGTGTTTTCAAGCAGGTGCTGGCATCACTGAGGTTGTCGCCGAGGTTTCCACTAGAGAAGGGAAATATGCCAACTTACCGTGTGGTCTGGATTCCCCTGTGAACCTGAAAGATGAGGTGTTTGACTGGaagaaggagcagcaggaggtgttCTTCTATGAAAAGGGAAAGGATTACAACAACCAAGGCCGGGAGGGACAAGACCCCCAGTTCGTGGGCAGGGTTCGCCTTCTTCCAGGGGGGCTGCAGGCCAGTAAAGCCTCTATGATCTTGTCCAGTGTGACCCAGGCAGACAGTGGCGAGCATAAGTGCATCATCCTACTTCCTACGAGACAGACGGATCCGGCTGACTGTAG AGCGTGTCCCCGATCACGCTCCCCCAAAAATCTGAAAGGCGG CGGTGGAGCCTCAGTTGAGGCCGGAGGTCGAAGAGGCTTCCCCGTCCTCCGGCTGGGTGCGGCTGTCCTGCCTCTCCAGCGGAGGCCAGCCGCAACCCAGCGGTCTGGAGTGGCAGACCCCCAACGGAACTGTGATCCCTGCAGAAGAAGCACCGACGGCCGCCTCCTCAGACAGCGACGGCCGCTACTCCATCAGTCAGACGGTGGAGGTGACCGAGCCAG ccggATCCAGGTCCCCCTTCAGCCCAGACCGACCCACTTCAGCGAGGAGCAGCTCTGA